The following nucleotide sequence is from Microbacterium arborescens.
CCGGGTCACCGAGGTCGTCCGCCTCTGACTCCGGCGGGGACGGCGGTGCCCTGCCGGGGCTGCCGGTTGCCGGCTGTGTCTTGCCGCGCTCTGCTGTGTCTTGCCGCGCTCTGCTGTGTCTTGCCGCGCGGGCGTGTGCCGTCGTCAGGCTGAGCGCGGAGCTGGGCCCGGTTGAGGCTCGAGTACAGCTGCTGAGCCTGTTGGCGGGACGTGGTCGGCGGTCCGCGAAGACGGGCGGGAGTGGTCCGCGGCCGTCTGCCCCCGCTCGGTCTCGCCTCCGGTTCGGCGGGCGCGCCGTGCCGTCGACAGGCTGAGCGTGGAGCTTGGCCCGGTTGGGGCCCGGATACCGCGGCTGAGCCTGTTGGCGGGACGCGCCCAGCCGGCGGGTCGGTAGGGCGGGCCGGTAGTGCGTGGAGCCGGCGGGTCGGTAGGGCGGGGCCGGCCGGGCGCCGAGCCGGCGAGCCGGGAGGGCGGTGCCGGCCGAGGGTGGAGCCGGTCGGGTGCGGCGACCGGCCCGGGGCGGGTGGCCAGGCCGGACGGCGGGGAGGAGTACACCGGGCAACGGTGCCGGCGACAGGCTGCGCGCCGGTTTGCGGTGTCGCGGGCGCGACTTCGGGTGAGCCAACCTGTTCACGGGACGCGTCGGGGCGGGGCCGCTGGGTCGCGCGACCGCCGACAGGCTGACTGCCCCGGTGCGGGCTGCGCAGCCGCGGATGTCGCGGGCCCGGGGCATGATGAGGCTGTGGCCACACATCTCGGGTTCCTGCGGGCGATCAACCTCGGCGCGACGCGCGTGTTCCCGAAGGGCGACATCCGCCGCGTGACCGAGGGCGTCGGCTTCGATGACGTCGCCACGCACATCAACACCGGCAACATCCGATTCGAGACGCGGATGCGCTCCCGGGCGAAGATCGAGCGGACCCTCGAGCGGGCGTACGCGGTCGACCGGGGGTTCGACGTTCCGACGATCACGTTCCGGGCCGATGAGTTCGCCGCGCTCGCCGCTGAGGCGCTCGCGGTGAGCGACGCGAACCCGGGCCTGGCCCGTCACTACGTCTACCTGCTCAAGGACGAGCTCGATGCCGACACCGTCGACCGGGTCGAAGCCCTCGCCGCTCCCTCCGGGCGCATGCTCGTGCGGGGTCGCGCGGTCCATGCGCTCCTCGAACCCGGGTACCGCGACGGCACCGTCGACCCGTTGGGCGCGGCGAAGCTCCTCGGTGTCGCGACCAACCGCAACCTCGGCGTCGTCACGACCCTCGCCGAACGGTGGTGCTGACGGGGGCGTGCGACGCCCCTGCGTCTGGGGACGCGCCCAGCAGGATGTCGGATGCCGCGGCTATCGTGAATCGAGTGAGTCGAGAGCAGCAGCCCCGGGATGTCGATCCCTACGCCGACCTCGACTGGAACCCCGACGAGTTCGCGCCACCCGAAGACTTCGACGCACCGCCGCCGCCCGAGTTCGACGGGTACGGCGCCGCTGTCGCCCGCGCCACTCGCGACCGCGCTGCAGCCCCTGAGTCGAGCGCCCCAGCCCGCCGGGCCGCAGCCCCGGCCCGCACCGCACACCCGGGCGCGACCGCAGCTCCCGCCGCCGTCCTCTCCCTCGCCCGTCGCGACTTCGTCGGGACCGACCCGCGCGCGGTGCTCAAAGAGGTCTTCGGCTACGACGACTTCCGCGGCGACCAGGGCGACATCGTCTCGCATGTCATCGGTGGCGGGGATGCCGTCGTCCTCATGCCCACCGGCGGAGGCAAGTCGATCACCTACCAGGTGCCCGCGCTCGTGCGCCCGGGCACCGGCCTCGTCGTCAGTCCGCTCATCGCGCTCATGCACGATCAGGTCGACGCTCTGATCGCCAACGGCGTGCGCGCCGCCTATCTGAACTCCACGCAGTCTCCGGGCGAACGCGCGGGCGTCGAGCAGGCCTACCTCGCGGGCGAGCTCGACCTGCTCTACGTGGCGCCCGAGCGCTTGAGCGTGCCGCAGACGACGCAGCTGCTGCAGCGCGGAGCCCTGAGCGTCATCGCGATCGACGAGGCGCACTGCGTCTCGCAGTGGGGCCACGACTTCCGGCCCGACTACCTTTCCCTCGGCGACCTCGACGAGCGGTTCCCCGGGGTGCCGCGTATGGCCCTCACCGCGACTGCCACCCGCGCAACGCACCAGGAGCTGACCGAGCGGCTTCGGCTGCCGCAGGCGCGTCACTTCGTCGCGAGCTTCGACCGGCCCAACATCCAGTACCGCATCGAACCCAAGGTCGATCCGCGGCGACAGCTCGTCACGTTCATCCGCTCGATGCCCGAGGGCTCGGCCGGCATCGTCTACGCGCTCAGCCGCAAGTCGGTCGAGCAGACGGCCGACTATCTCGCCGCACAGGGGCTCGACGCGTTGCCGTACCACGCGGGGCTGCCGGCCGAGATGCGTGCTGCCCACCAGTCGCGGTTCCTCCGCGAAGACGGCGTCGTCATGGTCGCGACGATCGCGTTCGGGATGGGCATCGACAAGCCCGACGTCCGGTTCGTGGCCCACATCGACCTCCCGAAGTCCGTCGAGGGGTACTACCAGGAGACGGGCCGAGCCGGGCGCGACGGCGAAGCGTCGATCGCCTGGATGGCCTATGGCCTGGGGGACGTCGTGCAGCAGCGGCGCCTCATCGACCAGAGCCCCGGCGACCGCACCTTCAAGATGCGCATGGGGCAACACCTCGACGCGATGCTCGCCCTGTGTGAAACAGTCGCGTGCCGCCGACAGAATCTGCTCGGCTACTTCGGTCAGGACTCCGAGCCCTGCGGCAACTGCGACACGTGCCTCACGCCGCCCGACACCTGGGATGGTCTGATCCCCGCCCAGAAGCTGCTGTCGACGATCATCCGGCTTCAGCGCGAACGCAATCAGTCGTTCGGCGCCGGCCATCTCGTCGACATCCTGCGCGGCGCGTCGACGGAGCGCATCCGTCAGCAGCGCCACGACGAGCTGGCGACGTACGGCCTCGGCTCCGATCTGTCCGACCAGGACTGGCGCAGCGTCATCCGGCAGCTCCTCGCTCGCGGCATCCTCGTCGCCCGCGGCGAGTACGGTGTGCTCGCGGTCGGCGATGCCGGAGCCCCCGTGCTCAAGGGCGAGACCGGCGTTCCGCTGCGACGCGACGTGCTCGGACGAGGGCAGAACAGCGGCGGCTCGCGGGTGCGCAAGGCTGCTGCGGCCGAGCAGGTGGCCGAGGGCGACCGCGACCTCTTCGAGGCGCTGCGCGCGTGGCGTGCCGAGCAGGCGCGCGAGCAGGGGGTGCCCGCCTACATCGTCTTCGGCGACGCGACCTTGCGCGCCCTCGCCGATCGTCGGCCCCGCACCTCGGCCGACCTCGAGGGAATCACGGGCATCGGCGCCAAGAAACGCGAGGCCTACGGCGACGCCGTGCTGGCCGTCGTCGCGTCGCACTGACCGACCGGATGTCGCGGTCGCACAATGCGGGTCGCCGACGTACCGGCATCCCGTTGTACCCATCGTCCAACCCGCTTGGCGAGGTGTTGTGGAAGTTCTACCGTGATTATCGACTCCGATCCTTCCGACGTCGAAAGGCACGCGATGACCGACGCCGCTGTTCGTCCCCACAAGCCCGCAACCGAGAACCGCACCCCCGCCGGGGGAGCTCCGACCGCGCCCCATACCGCGGAGGAGGCGCACGAGGCGCGCATCGACATCGACGCGGTCACCGACATGCTGCTCGGAACCTGGGCGGCGACGCGTCGCGAGGCGCGCGAGATGATCAAGGACCCCGTGTTCTGGCAGATCCCGGGCGAGCCGATGGCTGAGCACCGCGAACGCGTACTCAAGCAGCTCCACCTGCTCGTCGAGCGCGGCGCCTCGGGGCGCGGCTATCCGAAGGAGTACGGCGGCGACGGCGACAACGGCGCGAACCTGGCCGGCTTCCAGGAGCTCGTGCTCGCCGACCCCAGCCTGCAGATCAAGTCCGGCGTGCAGTGGGGCCTCTTCGGCTCGGCCATCCACCAGCTCGGCACGAAGCCCCACCACGACGCGTGGCTGCGCGACGCGATGGAGATGCGCCTGCCGGGTGCGTTCGCGATGACCGAGACCGGGCACGGATCGGATGTCGCTGCCATCGGCACGACCGCCACGTACGACCCCGAGACCGAGGAGTTCGTCATCCATACGCCGTTCCGCGGTGCGTGGAAGGACTACCTGGGCAACGCGGCGGTGCACGGCAAGGCGGCCACCCTCTTCGCTCAGCTCATCACGGGCGGCGTGAACTACGGCGTCCACTGCTTCTTCGTGCCGCTCCGCGATGACGAGGGCAACTTCCTGCCCGGCGTCGGCGGAGAGGACGACGGGGTCAAGGGCGGGCTCAACGGCATCGACAACGGTCGTCTCCACTTCGATCACGTCCGCATCCCGCGCACGAATCTGCTCAACCGCTACGGCGACGTCGCGCCCGACGGCACCTACAGCTCCGACATCGCCAGCCCGGGCCGCCGGTTCTTCACGATGCTCGGCGCACTCGTGCAGGGGCGCGTGTCGCTCGACGGCTCCGCCACGACGGCTTCAGCGCTCGCGGAGTACATCGCCGTGACCTACGCCAACCAGCGCCGCCAGTTCGACTCCGGCGCCGGCACCGAAGAGGTCACCCTGCTCGACTACGGTCGGCACCAGCGCCGTCTGCTGCCGCGGATCGCGCAGACCTACGCGCAGTTCTTCTCGCACGACGAGCTGCTGCAGGCGTTCGACGGCGTGTTCTCGGGCCGCACCGACACCCCGGAGGGGCGCGAGAACCTCGAGACTCTCGCCGCCGCCCTCAAGCCGCTGTCGACGTGGAACGCGCTCGACACGATCCAGGAGTGCCGCGAGGCATGCGGGGGTCAGGGCTTCCTCGCCGAGAACCGCATGGTCGACCTGCACCACGACCTCGATGTCTTCGCCACTTTCGAGGGCGACAACAACGTGCTCCTGCAGCTGGTCGGCAAGAGGCTCCTCAGCGACTACGCCAAGCAGTTCAAGGGCGCCGACGCCAGGTCCCTCGCGAAGTTCGCCGCCGTCTCGACGGCCGAGCGCGTGTTCCACGGTGCCGGTCTTCGCCGCCTCGGTCAGTCGGTAGCCGACTTCGGGCAGATGGCGCGGTCGGTCGAGCTCGGGCTCCGGGCCGAGCAGCAGCACGAACTGCTGACGGGCCGCGTCGAGCAGATGATCGCCGACATCGCCGCCGCTCTCCGTCCCGCGTCGAAGATGTCGCAGCAGGATGCCGCCGCCGTCTTCAACCAGCACCAGTCGGAACTGATCGAGGCCGCACGCGCCCACGGTGAGCTGCTGCAGTGGGAGGCGTTCGCGCAGGGTGTCGAGCGCGTCGGCGACGAGGGCACCCGCCAGGTGCTCGTGTGGCTGCGCGACCTCTTCGGTCTGACCCTCATCGAGCGGCACCTCGCCTGGTACCTGATCAACGGTCGCCTCTCGACTCAGCGGGCAGCCGCCGTCACGAGCTACATCGACCGGCTCTGCGCGCGCCTGCGCCCGCACGCCCAAGATCTTGTCGATGCCTTCGGTTTCGCACCCGAGCACGTCCGCGCTCCCATCGCGTCCGGCGCGGAGGCGGAGCGGCAGCGCGAGGCGCACGAGTACTTCGCCGACCTCGCCGCGTCGGGCAACGCGCCCGTCTCGGAGAAGACGCTCGCGAAGTCGGGAAAGCGGGGCTCCTGAGGCGCGGCCCGGCCATCGGGTCCTTCCGTGTCGGACGCCCTCGCTAGCCTGGCGGAATGGCGCTCGACCTCATCACCGGACCCGACGGCCTGGACCGCTGCGGCTGGGTGGGTGACGACGCCGAGTACCGCCGCTACCACGACGAAGAGTGGGGTCGCCCGCTTCACGGCGACCGTGCGCTGTTCGAGAAGCTGAGCCTCGAAGGGTTCCAAGCGGGGCTCAGCTGGATCACGATCCTGCGCAAGCGCCCGCGCTTCCGCGAGGTCTTCGCCGGCTTCGAGCCGGTGCGTGTGGCGGCATTCGGTGCGACGGAGATCGCGGCTCTCATGGCGGACGCCGGCATCATCCGCAACCGGGCGAAGATCGAGGCCACCATCTCGAACGCGCGGCTGCTGCTCGACGTCGCCGACGGCGAGTTCGACGAGCTCATGTGGTCGTTCGCTCCTGAGGCGGGCCGGCCTCGCCCCGCGACACTGGCCGACGTGCCGCCGGTGACGACGGAGTCCGAGGCGATGAGCAAGGCACTGCGCCGCCGTGGCTTCCGATTCGTCGGTCCGACGACGATGTACGCGCTCATGCAATCGACCGGCATGGTCGACGACCACGTCGAGGGATGCCACCGAACCCTCGCCCTCGACGTCGCGAAGCCCCACAATGGGGAGGTCCGCACCGAGAGGATGTCCGATGGCCGCCGCATCCGCTGAGATCGTCGCCGATTCGCACGAGGTCATCCGCGTCCGAGGCGCGCGCGAGAACAACCTCGACGATGTCGACGTCGACGTCCCGAAGCGACGTCTCACGGTGTTCACCGGGGTGAGCGGCTCGGGCAAGTCCTCGCTCGTGTTCGGCACGATCGCCGCCGAGTCGCGGCGTCTCATCAACGAGACCTATCCCACCTTCGTGCAGCAGTTCATGGCGCAGATCGGGCGGCCCGACGTCGACTCGCTCGAGAACATCAGCCCCGCGATCATCGTCGACCAGGAGCGGATGGGCGCGAACGCGCGCTCGACCGTGGGCACGGCGACCGATGTCCACGCGATGCTGCGCGTGCTGTTCAGCCGCATCGGCGAACCGTTCGTAGGGTCGCCGCAGGCGTTCTCGTTCAACGTGCCCTCGGTGTCCGGCGCCGGCGAGATCACCATCGCCGTGGGCGGCGATGCGGGCCGCGAGCAGCGACGGTCGTTCCAGGTGACGGGTGGCATGTGCCCCGACTGCGAAGGTCTCGGCGAAGTGAGCGACGTGGACATCGATGAACTCGTCGATCGGTCGAAGTCTCTCAACGAGGGGGCCATCCAGGTTCCGGGCTACAACGCCGACGGCTGGATGGTGCGCGGGTACAGCGAGTCGGGTCTGCTCGATCCCGACAAGCCGATCGCCGAGTACTCGGATGCCGAGCTCGCGGACTTCCTCTACAAAGAGCCCACGAAGGTCAAGATCCAGAGCATCAACATGACCTACGAGGGGCTCGTGCCCCGGATCACGAAATCGATGCTGCAGAAGGATCGCGACGCGTTGCAGCCCCACGTCCGGGCTTTCGTCGAGCGTGCGGTGAAGTTCATGCCGTGCTCGGCATGCGGCGGAACGAGACTCAACGCGGGCGCGCGCTCGGCGAAGATCGCCGGCGCGAGCATCGCGGACGCCGCGGCGATGCAGATCACCGATCTGGCCGACTGGCTCGGGGCGATCGACGCCCCCGCCGTCGAGCCGTTGCTGGCCGGCCTGCGAGCCACCGTGCAGTCCTTCATCGACATCGGCCTCGGCTATCTCTCGCTCGACCGCTCATCGGGAACGCTGTCGGGCGGCGAAGCTCAGCGGACGAAGATGATCCGGCATCTCGGGTCGAGCCTGACGGATGTCACCTACGTCTTCGACGAACCGACCGCGGGTCTTCATCCGCACGACGTCCAGCGCATGAACGAGCTGCTGCGGGGGCTCCGAGACAAGGGCAACACCGTGCTCGTCGTCGAGCACAAGCCCGAAGTCATCGAAGTCGCCGATCACGTCATCGACCTCGGTCCCGGGGCGGGACGCCATGGCGGGCGGATCCAGTTCACCGGATCCGTCGCCGAGTTGCGGGCATCCGGCACCCTGACGGGGCGGCACCTCGACCACCGGGCTCAGCTCAAGCCGACGGTGCGGGCGTCGACCGGCGTCATCGAGATCCGTGGAGCGACCGCCAACAACCTCAAGTCGGTCGACGTCGACGTCCCGCTCGGCACCCTCACGGTCGTCACCGGGGTCGCCGGCTCGGGGAAGTCGTCGCTCATCCACGGCAGCCTCGCGGGGCGGGAGGGAGTCGTCGTCGTCGACCAGTCGCCCATCCGAGGCAATCGTCGCAGCAGCCCGGCGACGTACACGGGCCTGCTCGATCCGATCCGGTCGGCGTTCGCGAAGGCCAACGGGGTCAAGCCGGCTCTCTTCAGTGCCAACTCGCAGGGGGCGTGCCCGGCGTGCAAGGGGCTGGGGGTCATCGTCACGAAGCTCGGCATCACCGCATCCGTCGAGACCGAGTGCGACGTGTGCCAGGGGTCGGGGTTCAGTCCCGAGGTCCTCCAGTACACCCTCGACGGGCGAACCATCGCAGACGTGCTCGCGCTGAGCGCAGCCGAGGCGGCCGAGGCGCTGCCCGCACGTGTGGCGGGCGGCATCCTCTCGCGTCTGATCGATGTCGGCCTCGGTTACATCACGCTCGGCCAGGCGCTCAGCACACTCTCCGGCGGGGAACGACAGCGGCTGAAGCTCGCGATCTCGATGGCCACGTCGGGTTCGGTGTACATCCTCGACGAGCCGACGACGGGCCTGCATCTCGCCGACGTCGACAACCTCCTCGCCCTGCTCGACCGGCTCGTCGGCGCCGGCAACTCCGTCATCGTCATCGAGCACCATCAGGCGGTCATGGCGCACGCCGATCACATCATCGACATCGGTCCCGGTGCCGGGCGTGACGGCGGGCAGGTCGTGTTCGAGGGGTCGCCGGCCGACCTCGTGGCGGCCGCCGACACACTCACCGCGCAGCATCTGCGGCGCTACGTCGCGACGAGCGCGGCGCCGGAGCGGTGATGCACACGTCCGCCAGGGTTGACATGGGGAGAACTCCCCATGTCAACCGCCGAATCCGGCACCCCTCTTGACATAGGGTGGTTCCGCAGTTCAACCAGCGCGAGCCCGGAAGCCGGGCCGATGATCGTCGCCCCGGGGGGAGCCGAGCCCAATGAAGTCGACCTCGTGGCTGCGGGCACGCCCGCGAACGCTCATCTCCGCCGGCATCGTGACCGTCGCAGCGCTCACCATCGGCACGCTCGCCGTCGCGTACGAGGGCGAACCCACGACCGAGGTCGACCTCCACGACGGCGGCGTCTGGGTGACGAAGCAGTCGAGCCTGCTCGTGGGGCACTACAACAACGAGTCGCGTGTGCTCGACGGAAGCCTGCGTACGACGTCCGCTGAGTACGACGTCCTCCAGTCGGGTCCTCGCGTGGTCGTGGTCGACTCCGACGGCTCGGCGATGTCGGCGGTCGATCCGGCGAAGGTGGTGCTGTCGGGCACGGCCGAGGTGCAGCCCGGCGCGCAGATCGCCCTCGGTTCCGACACCGTCTCCGTGCTCGACGCTGCCGGCGACCTGCGCACCGTCCAATTCGCCGGCGTGAACGGCTTCAGCTTCGAGGGCAACGAGCCGATCGCCGAACTCGGCGAGAACGCGACCGCGACGGTCGGCACCGACGGCACGATCTACGCCGCGTCCGCGGCGGGTGCGTCGCTCTACGCCTACGCACCGATCGGCGACGGCACCGTCGCCCAGACGGCGGAACGACGCCTTGAGGGCATTGCCGAGGACCACGAGCTCGCGATCACATCGCTCGGGCAGACGCCGTTCGTGCTCGACCGTGACACCAATCTTCTGTACGGAGGAGACGGCTCGCAGACGAACCTTCCCGCGGACGCGCTCCTGCAGCGCCCGTCGAACTCGGCCGAGACGCTCACGGTGAGTACCGGCAGCGCCTTGCTGCGGGTGCAGCCGGGGGGTCAGACGACCACGATCGAGGCCGGCGCCGAGGGCACACCTGCCGAGCCCGTTTACGTGGGCGGCTGCGCCTATGGGGCGTGGTCGGGTTCGGGTGTCTTCGTCCGCGACTGCGCCGACGACGCCGACGACATCGTGCAGAAGATCGAGGGCATCGATCCGGCGGCCAAGCTCGAGTTCCGCGTGAACCGCGACGTCGTCGTGCTCAACGACGTGTTCGGCGGTGCGGCGTGGCTCGCGAGCGAGAACATGCAGCGCGTCGACAACTGGACCGACATCACCCCGCCCGAGGGCACGGGTGACGAGGAGCAGGAGACGACCGAAGAGACGGTCGAGACCGCCCTGCCCGAGCGCACGGAGGAGAACACGCCGCCGATCGCCGTGGACGACTCGTTCGGTGTTCGTCCGGGTCGTACGACCGTGCTCCCCGTCCTCTTCAACGACACCGACGCCGACGGTGACGTGCTCGTCGCCGAAGCGACGAGCGATCCTGCGTTCGGCCAGATCTCGCCGATCCAGAACGGCGGCGCCCTCCAGATCGCGGTGCCCGACGACGCGTCGGGGTCGACGTCGTTCACCTACAAGGCCGACGACGGCCGGGGCGGCGAAGCGTCGGCCACCGTCCGGCTGTCGGTGCGAGGAGACGACGAGAACTCCCCGCCGGTCCAGCAGCGCGTCACCCCGGTGACCGTCGAGGCCGGCGGCACGACGTCGTACAACGTCCTCAGCGAGTGGATCGACCCGGACGGCGACGACATCTTCCTGAAGTCGGTCCAGCCCGACGGCGGCGACGAGGCCGACTTCACCTCCGACGGCCAGATCACGTATCGCGCGATCGGCGCCGTGCAGGGCCGCAAGGACGTCCCCATCATCGTGTCGGACGGAACCGACGACGGCGCCGGTGTCCTCCGCATCGACGTCCGCCCTCCCGGCACGACGGTGCCCGTGACCAACGCCGACCACGTCGTGACCCGGGTGGGGCAGTCCGTCACCGTCTCTCCTCTCACCAACGACACGAGCGCGGGGCGCGAGCCGTTGCGTCTGACGCGCGTCGACGAGGTGGAGGGCGCGACGATCCAGCCCGACTTCGCCGAGCAGACCTTCACGTTCACCTCCGACGTCGTGAACACCTACTACGTCGACTACCTCGTGTCGGCGGGCCCGAACAGCGTGCCCGGCCTCGTTCGTGTCGACGTCCTGCCGGCCGCCGACACCAACCTCCCGCCCGTCGCGGTGCGCGATGTCGCGTTGCTGCCGACCGGCGGCGATGTGCTGGTGAACGTCCTGGGCAACGACACCGACCCCGCCGGCGGCATCCTCGTCGTCCAGTCGGTGACGGCCGACCCGGACGGCGGCGTCACCGCGGCCGTGCTCGGCCACGAGACCGTCCGCATCACCGACCAGGGCTCGCTCAGCGAACAGACCCGGGTGTCGTACACCATCTCCAACGGCGATCAATCGGCCACCGGCGAGATCGTCGTGATCCCGATCCCCGCGCCCGACAAGCTGCGGCCCCCGGTCGCGAACAACGACACGGCGGTCGTGCGCGTGGGCGACGTCGTGACGATCGACGTGCTCGCGAACGACACGCACCCCAACGGCGACACGCTGCACGTCTCACCCGAGCTCGTGCCGCCGCTCATCGACGAGGTCGACGGCCAGGTGTTCGTCTCGGAGGACAAGCTCCGGTTCCGCGCCGGCGACGAGCCCAAGACCGTCAACGCCACCTACGAGGCGGTCGACAGCTCGGGTCAGCGCGCCGGCGCCTATGTGACGATCCAGATCCTGCCCCGGCAGGACGACGCCAACGCGGCGCCGCGCCCGCGCGACCTCACCGCGCGCACCCTGAGCGGTTCGAAGGTGACGATCCCCGTGCCCCTCGACGGCATCGACGAGGACGGCGACTCCGTCGAGCTGATCGGCATCGCGAGCTCGCCGAGCAAGGGCCGTATCGTCGAGACCGGGTCGAACACCTTCGTCTACGAGGCCTTCGACACCAGCGTCGGCTCGGACTCGTTCACCTACCGGGTGCGCGACCGCCTCGGCAAGGAGGGCACCGCGCGTATCCAGGTCGGCGTCGCGCCGCCGGAGACGACCAACCAGGCGCCATACGCGGTGAAGGACGCGGTCATCATGCGGCCGGGACGCCAGGTGGCGGTCTCGGTGCTCCTGAACGACTCCGACCCCGACGGCGATCTGTTCGGCTTCGCCGCCGACGCACTCGAGGTGCCGGACGTCGACGGGCTCGCGGCCGAGGTGTCGGGCGAGCAGGTCATCATCACCGCCCCCGACGTGCCGATGAACACCAGCATCCAGTACACGATCGAGGACGCGCGCGGGCTGAAGGCCACGGCTCCCGTGCAGATCACCGTCGACCCCGACGTGCCGCTGCAGCGCCCCATCGCCCGTGACGATCGCGTGCGCGCCGAGGACGTCGACGAGAACGGCGTGGCCGAGGTCGCGGTGCTCGACAACGACGACGACCCCGACGGCACACGCAGCGCGCTGCGCGTCACGCTCGGTGCCGGCGGCGAGAACGCGACCGTGCGGCCCAACGGCACGGTCTCGGTGCAGCTGACCGACGAGCGACAGCTCATCACCTACTTCATCACCGACGAGGACGAGCTCACCGCGGCCGCCTTCATCCACGTGCCCTCTCTCGCAGAGCTGCCGCCGAGCCTGATCTCGACCGAGGCGCTGGTCGTGCAGAGCGGCGAGACCGTCGAACTGCCGCTGTCGGAGTATGTGCGTGCCTCGGGCGGACGCGACGTCGTCGTCACCGAGGCCGAGAAGGTCACTGCGGCGCACTCCGACGGGGCATCCCTCGTCAAGGACGAGCGGACGCTCGTCTACACCTCCGCCGCCGACTACTTCGGTCAGGACGCACTCACCTTCGAGGTCACCGACGGCTCCGGTCCCGACGACCCCGAGGGGCGCAAGGCGACCCTGATGATCCCCATCACCGTCACGCCACCCGACAACCGGCCGCCGAGCATGATCGGTGCGCAGATGGATGTCGCGCAGGGCGAGGACGCGCGAACCCTCGACCTCGCCGCCCTCGCGACCGACCCCGACCCCGACGACGCCGGAAACCTCCGGTTCGCCATCGTCGGCGGAGCGCCCGACGGGCTCACGGCGCGCGTCGACGGCTCGGTGCTGTCGGTGCAGGCGAGCACCGACGTCGCCAAGGGGACGTCGCTGCCGGTCCAGGTGAGCGTCACCGACGGCGAGTCCGACCCGGTGACGGCGACGATCACGGTCACGGTCACCGCTTCGACGCGGCCCCTCGCGACGGCGAACGCCGACGTCATCGAGCAGGCCGACCAGGGTGCGACGATTCCGGTCTCCGTGCTCGACAACGATGTGAATCCGTTCCCGGAGACGCCGCTGAAGGTCGTCGGAGCGTTCACCGAGACATCGGGCGCCTCCGCCACCGTCGCCGGCGATCGCGTGGAGGTCACCAGCCGTGCGGACTTCGTGGGAACGCTCGTCGTCCGCTACCGGATCCAGGATGCGACGGGCGACCCCGATCGCGAGGTCGAGGGTCAGATCCGCATCACGGTGCAGGGGCGTCCCGACGCGCCCGGCAAGCCGACGGTCACCAGCGTCGAGAGCCGCACCGTCGTGATGTCGTGGTCGCCGCCCGTCGACAACGGCGCGTCGATCACCGGCTACACGGTGCGCTCGACGTCGGGTTCTTACAGCCGCGAGTGCCGCTCGACGACCTGCACGCTCGACGGGCTGACGAACAACGTCGAGTACAACTTCGTGGTCACCGCGACCAACCGCGTCGGCGAGTCCGACCCCTCGCTGCCGTCCGAGACCGCGCGTCCCGACCAGCGGCCCGACACCCCCAACCCGCCGACGCTCGCGTTCGGCGACCGCAGCGTCGACGTCACCTGGACGGCTCCGCGCACGGAGGGCTCGCCCGTCGAGAGCTACAGCCTGCAGATCTCGCCGGCACCGCCCTCCGGTGT
It contains:
- the recQ gene encoding DNA helicase RecQ, which codes for MSREQQPRDVDPYADLDWNPDEFAPPEDFDAPPPPEFDGYGAAVARATRDRAAAPESSAPARRAAAPARTAHPGATAAPAAVLSLARRDFVGTDPRAVLKEVFGYDDFRGDQGDIVSHVIGGGDAVVLMPTGGGKSITYQVPALVRPGTGLVVSPLIALMHDQVDALIANGVRAAYLNSTQSPGERAGVEQAYLAGELDLLYVAPERLSVPQTTQLLQRGALSVIAIDEAHCVSQWGHDFRPDYLSLGDLDERFPGVPRMALTATATRATHQELTERLRLPQARHFVASFDRPNIQYRIEPKVDPRRQLVTFIRSMPEGSAGIVYALSRKSVEQTADYLAAQGLDALPYHAGLPAEMRAAHQSRFLREDGVVMVATIAFGMGIDKPDVRFVAHIDLPKSVEGYYQETGRAGRDGEASIAWMAYGLGDVVQQRRLIDQSPGDRTFKMRMGQHLDAMLALCETVACRRQNLLGYFGQDSEPCGNCDTCLTPPDTWDGLIPAQKLLSTIIRLQRERNQSFGAGHLVDILRGASTERIRQQRHDELATYGLGSDLSDQDWRSVIRQLLARGILVARGEYGVLAVGDAGAPVLKGETGVPLRRDVLGRGQNSGGSRVRKAAAAEQVAEGDRDLFEALRAWRAEQAREQGVPAYIVFGDATLRALADRRPRTSADLEGITGIGAKKREAYGDAVLAVVASH
- a CDS encoding DNA-3-methyladenine glycosylase I, with translation MALDLITGPDGLDRCGWVGDDAEYRRYHDEEWGRPLHGDRALFEKLSLEGFQAGLSWITILRKRPRFREVFAGFEPVRVAAFGATEIAALMADAGIIRNRAKIEATISNARLLLDVADGEFDELMWSFAPEAGRPRPATLADVPPVTTESEAMSKALRRRGFRFVGPTTMYALMQSTGMVDDHVEGCHRTLALDVAKPHNGEVRTERMSDGRRIR
- a CDS encoding acyl-CoA dehydrogenase family protein, producing MTDAAVRPHKPATENRTPAGGAPTAPHTAEEAHEARIDIDAVTDMLLGTWAATRREAREMIKDPVFWQIPGEPMAEHRERVLKQLHLLVERGASGRGYPKEYGGDGDNGANLAGFQELVLADPSLQIKSGVQWGLFGSAIHQLGTKPHHDAWLRDAMEMRLPGAFAMTETGHGSDVAAIGTTATYDPETEEFVIHTPFRGAWKDYLGNAAVHGKAATLFAQLITGGVNYGVHCFFVPLRDDEGNFLPGVGGEDDGVKGGLNGIDNGRLHFDHVRIPRTNLLNRYGDVAPDGTYSSDIASPGRRFFTMLGALVQGRVSLDGSATTASALAEYIAVTYANQRRQFDSGAGTEEVTLLDYGRHQRRLLPRIAQTYAQFFSHDELLQAFDGVFSGRTDTPEGRENLETLAAALKPLSTWNALDTIQECREACGGQGFLAENRMVDLHHDLDVFATFEGDNNVLLQLVGKRLLSDYAKQFKGADARSLAKFAAVSTAERVFHGAGLRRLGQSVADFGQMARSVELGLRAEQQHELLTGRVEQMIADIAAALRPASKMSQQDAAAVFNQHQSELIEAARAHGELLQWEAFAQGVERVGDEGTRQVLVWLRDLFGLTLIERHLAWYLINGRLSTQRAAAVTSYIDRLCARLRPHAQDLVDAFGFAPEHVRAPIASGAEAERQREAHEYFADLAASGNAPVSEKTLAKSGKRGS
- a CDS encoding DUF1697 domain-containing protein — protein: MATHLGFLRAINLGATRVFPKGDIRRVTEGVGFDDVATHINTGNIRFETRMRSRAKIERTLERAYAVDRGFDVPTITFRADEFAALAAEALAVSDANPGLARHYVYLLKDELDADTVDRVEALAAPSGRMLVRGRAVHALLEPGYRDGTVDPLGAAKLLGVATNRNLGVVTTLAERWC